GTTCCAGGGTAAGGGCAGAGGATGAACGACTGGGTTGATGGGTTGGTTTTGCCTTCTTCCGGCACATTGCAATGGGGTGGGTGAATGCACGGCACCCTAAAATCCAGCTGATGGCTGGGGAATGTTGCCGGCAGCAAGGATGGGGGCCAGAAATAAGGAGAATTAATTGAAAAGCTGTGaggattttctttcccaggtTGGGATGGAGCTTGCTGCTGGTGACCCCTGCAGTGGGGGAGCTTCTGCCTCAGACCTGGCAGCCTCATCCTCCTTCCTcaaccaggggaggttcagattggatagtgggaaatattccttcatggaaagggctGTCAAGTCCTGGtagaggctgcacagggaggtggtggagtctccatccctggagggtttcaaAACCATGTGGCTGTGGCCCTTGGGGACGGGGTTTAGCAGGTGCGGTGGGTTTGGGCTGAGAGTTGGTCTGtatgagcttagagggctttcCCAACTTCAAGGATGCTGTGATTCTCCGATTCAGACCGTGCACCAGCAAGAGAGAAGCAAGGAGAAAGCTGCAGCccttctttatttcaaatgcagGCCAATGGCTGAAGGCACttggagggaaggggagaggaacGTGGGGTAGAGGAGAGATGTAGGTGCTGAGGCCACTTCAGGGCACCATGTGCCACCATTTGAAGGCGAAGGGCTTGCGGCGGACATTGGTGCCGCAATGGACCTCACCGGAGAGGATGTGGTAGGAAAAGTAGTCGTTGATGAAGGTGCAGGTGAGGCCCAggggctccagcagctcccgcACGCGCTCCTCCAGGCAGCACTGCCCACCCACCCGTGGTCCAAAGGGCTTGGGGATGCCCAGGTGCCTGCCCAGCACCAGCATGTTCACCTGGAGCGTGGAGATGGCGGTGAGAGTGCGATTCACAGCCCAAATTCATGCCCAGGgactggggcaggaggggaggatGCTGGAGTTACCATGTCGGGGAAGAAGGCTCCGGCGCCGGTGTCCACGTCACCTTGGAAGAGCTGGGGGATGTCAAGGATGTCCTGCTCGGCCAACCCCAGCTCCCGCTTCAGGATGTCCCTGTTCCAACTGATGCAGCTCTGACGGGAAGGAGAGGGTGTCAGTGGTGGCCccaggagggagggggagatggATGGACAGAAGGATGGATagagggagagaggaatggGTGGATGGAAGGGTGGGTGGATGGACAGAGGGACAAAGAGATGGAGACAAGGATAGCTGGACAGACAAAGGGAGGGATGAGTGGATGGATTGACAGAGGGACCAAGGGATGGAGACATGGAGAGCTGGAAAGATGGAGGGAGGAATGGGTGGGGGAtggacagagggatggagggacagTAGGGCAAAAGGATGTTGAGCGCACAGAAGGAGGGGTAGaaggggatggatggatggatggatggatgagcAGATGGAGGGCAGgacagagggagggatgggtggagagatggaaggatggagggagggagggatgggtggAGAACGGGATggacagagagaggaaggggtGAAGGGGTGGATGTGTGAATGGAGCGATGGATGGAGAAAGTGAGGGAGGAAAGAATGGGTGAATGGAGGGGTAGACAGAGGGATGGGTAGAAGGAGGGAGACGTGAAGAGAGGGATAAAGAAATGGGTGAATGGAGAGAGGAATGGGAGGAGGGCTGGACAGAGGGGTTGAGGGACAGGGTGGCCTGGAAAGGAGCCCCCTGCTCCCCTTCCTCACCTGGACATAATTATTGAATTTCCGGAGTGTTTCATTAGACAAAATCTCATTTATCGTTGGCTTGGGCACCCCGTCCAGTCCTGCAATACAAATAACTGGGCAGAGATTCTTCCCCCAATACGTCTGGGATGAGGCAGAAGCTCCCCCACTGCAGGGGTCACCAGCAGCAAGCTCCATCCCaacctgggaaagaaaatactcaCAGCTTTTCAATTAATTCTCCTTATTTCCGGCCCCCATCCTTGCTGCCGGCAACATTTCCCAGCCATCAGCTGGATTTTAGGGTGCCGTGCATTCACCCACCCCATTGCAATGTGCCGGAAGAAGGCAAAATCAACCCATCAACCCGATTGTTCATCCTCTGCCCTTACCCTGGAACATCGCTGCCTCACCAAATCCCTCCTCTTGCTTCTCCTTGAGGAGCTGGTAGCAGGCGCTGGGGCTGGCCAGGAGCAGCCGAAAACCCTGCGGAGGGAGAAAGGGATGATTCCATAGagtcagcctcctcttctccaggataaacagccccagggccctcagccgctcccacaacccctgttctccagacccttccccagctccgttcccttctccggatgcgctccagcccctccaggtccttctgggagtgaggggccagaactgaacccaggattcgaggtgcaatcccttccctgctcctgctgccaccccagggctgagccaagccgggatgctggtggccttcttggtcaccggggccaccgctggctcgtgttcagttgctgtcatccaacacccccaggaccttttctagccactcttccccaagtctggaGCTGCACAcggttgttgtgacccaagtgcaggacctggcacttggccgTGTTGAACCCGTGGGTCTCAGTGGATGGATCCCACCtgtcccaatccctctgcagagcctccctgccctcaagcagatcaaccCTTCcacccaacttggtgtcatctgcaaacttactaaggatGCACTCCATCCAGATCATTTGGGGGGGTATAAAGGTTGTACCCCACGTTTGTCACCCCTGGGACAAGTTACCTTCCGATCGGGTGCAGGAACAAAGCTGAGAAACTCATCTACATGGCCAACTTGAAGCCAGTCGGCAAAGAGCTCCACAGGTGCTTGCACTTGTTGGGCGAAGAGAAAATCCTTGACGGTTTTCGCCATCCGTCGGCCGCCAAATCTGGGGGAGCGCAAGGCAGGGGATGGCATATGGGGGTGCCCAACGTGGTGCTTTGCTTGCAGCCACCTCAAATGGGGCACAAAAGCCCTGTTTTGGGGGGAATGCACTGCTCAGACCTCCCCATCCTGCATCTCACCTGGGGAAGCTGCTGCCTATCAGGATACGGCCCAAGGGGTACTCCTTGCCCCGCACCGTCACCGGGGGGCTCACCTCCAAATTACCAAAGGCATCGAGGCTGGAAGCACCCTCCGGTGCTTCCCGGGCGACATAACCAAAATCAGGGCCCTGGATGGcggaaaaaaaagggataatGGGGATAAAAAGGataatgagggaaaaaaaggagggtaatgggggaaaaaaaaaagaggataatggggaaaaaaaggaagataatggggggaaaaaggaggagaaaggggagagaaaggaagagaaagggggtGAAAGAAGAATAACGGGGAAAATTtaggataatgagaaaaaacagaataaagaggaaaaaaaggaggataaTGGGGAACAAGGAGGGAATAAGTGGCAGAAAAAGgataaagaggggaaaaggaggataAATGGGGAAAAACTCGAGAATAATAGAGGGTAAAAGGGAGGataaggggagggggggaaagaagcATAATGTTTGAAAAAGAGGCAATAAtggttaaaaaaatctgtaagcaCCCAAAATGCTGCACTCCCAACTTATGCTCTGTGCTGGCTCTTCCCGTGccaaaaaggcaagaaaaaaatagatttatcttattttttatgGATTTGCAAAGCTTTGTGCCTtgctggagaagggaggaggaaagagatggGTACCAGGATCCTCTTGACGGGGAAATCCTTCAGCCCCCGGTCACGGGGCGAGTCGAAGACGACGGGGAAGGTCTTGTGGGGGGCTTGCACGTAGCCAAATTCAACCTCGTCCTGGTGAAGGGGTGGAGAAGATGAAGGGGTGGAGGAGATGAAGGGAGCCTTCCTGGAGCTGCCACAGCAAGGATGGGTTTGGGCATCATCCTGCACCCACCTGGATCCAGCGGTCCTGGCCGTTCTCCGGCAGCGGGCAGACGGTGAGCGGGCACTTGGCTTTCTCAGCCATGGCACCCACGGCTGCCACGAAATCCTCATTGTCCTCCACGCTGGGAAGAACGATGGGACATGAGGGCTGATCCAGCACCAGACAGGGTGCAGCCCCCTACCCAGCACCTACCTGCAGACATAGACCTCCAGTGGCACTGCCGTGTTGGGAGTCATGATCCACGGAGCCACGCGGAAAACCACGGTGTCGGTGAAAATTGGCGTCTCCAGCAAcccctgggatggggagggaacGTGGGTTTGGGCTCCACTCTCCACCATTAGAGCTCAtcctgacacacacacacccccagcTGGTACCTTCTCAGGGCTCTCCAGCAGCGTAACGTGGAAAGCCACCAGCCCGGAAAAGCCAACATCTGGGAAGACGAGCCCCTCCACGTAGAAGATGCTCTCCTCCTGATGCCGGCTGGGTTTGACGGCGTAGGCGAGCTTCGAGCCCCCCAGCACGTGCTTGTACTCCTCCAGCGCGACACTGTCTGTGGGTGCAAGGCCCATGCAACCCCCTTAACAAACCAATGCCTTTCCTGCACCATTTCAGCTCCAGTTTTTGTTTAAACCTTGcggaaaaaaaggcatatttgATCCCACGGAGCATACACAGAGGGAGCAAAATCATCTGGGGCATCAGCtatgcccagagcagtggtggccaccccatccctggaggggttcaaggccaggttggatggggcttggagcccctgagccagtgggaggtgtccctgatccagtgggaggtgtccctgatccagtgggaggtgtccctgcccgtggcaggtggtgggactgggtgggctttgaggtcccttccaacccaaaccattccatgattctatgataaatccCATGGGATGTAGGTTGGATGCTGCAGAAGGGATAATTGCTCTGTTTTAAGCGTTTTGCTTGAACCCCAGTAATTTGGGGTGTCTGTGCCCCACCAAACCCCAGTGTTGGGCACTCACTTCCACCATAGAACACGCCAACTTTATCAGCGTCGCTATAGTCCACGTGCAGGATGAGGCGGTGGCCAGTGAAGATGGTGCGAGGTCCTCGGGTCCTCAGCACCAGCTGTGACATGTCCTTCAGGTCTGAAGGGAAAAAGGGTTTCAGAAAGGAGGATTTAAGGGTAAACCATAGGTAAATGGTAGTTTCTTGTATGGAATGTGGTGGTACCGGCGTAGGAGCGGATGGCGGTGTCACTGTTATCTGGTTTCTTGCCTTGGGGTTCGTCACGGTCGCAGTTCACCAGCAGGATGGCCCCATGTCCATCGGGACCCCATGTCCACGTTGTCTGGGGAAGAGGGGAATAAAATGGGGCTGAGAACCACCAGCCATCACCCGTCCTGTCCCATAGTAGCCCTGCAGGTCTTCCATCCTCCTTCATACCTTGTCCAGCAGCGTTCTGTTCACAGCTCCGCTGCGGCTGGTGTCGGCATCCAACGAGACCTCTGCGGGGACAGGGATGCTGAAGGGGAGGACCATCCCCACCAGCTCCATGATTTTGGGGCTCCCTCTCTTACTTACCCACGCAGGTGAGGTACAGCATAGCTCTGCCCACAGGCACCCCACCGGCCTCCGCAAAGTAAGAAATCCTGACCTGCAACGAAGAGCAGGTGCTCACCACCATGCATAGAAGGGACAGATCCTGCTGGCATCTCAGCACTCACCTTTTCATCTCCTACGTCCTTGCTGAGAGCATCCATGGCCAGCAGCACCTCAGTGCCAGCGGCCAGTGGCCAGCGGCTCACGCTGGAGGGCAACTTGATGCTTTGCGTCTCATGCACCACATAGAGCTTCACGCCCAGCGTTCCCTGCACGTGGAAGGCAACGGCATCTTTGGGGGCACATCTGGATGGGGGAAAACTCTGTGAGACCCTCAGGAGAACCGTGGAATTGTTTGGGcagaagggatctcaaagcccatccagctccaacttccttgccatggtcagggacccctcccactggatcagggtctccaagccccatccaacctggcctggaacccctccagggatggggcagccaccactgctctgggcaacctgggccagggcctccccaccctcacaggagaacatttctccctaagatctcatctcaatctcccctctctcagctcaaaaccactcctctcgtcctctccctgccctccctgatccagagcccctcctcagctttcctggagcccctttcagcactggaatgAGGGGGAATAGCTGGAATGATACAGTGTTGGGCCATCCGCAGGTGAGGGAAATCCTGCGACAGGCAAGGAATCTTGCACTGCACAATAAATCCTGCAATGTGGTGTTGCAACAAGTCACACAGAATACAATTATCCCTGGAAAATGCACTTGCAACCAGTCCTGCGAAGTGCAACAAACGCTGCAAAACGTGATCAGAGCCAATCCCGTAAAAGGCAATTGCAACAAATCCCTCAAAAGGCGATTACAACAAATCCGGCCAGAGGCAGCCAATCCCCCAATAGTCAACTGCAACCAAGCCTGTAAGATGCATTGAACTTTGTAATATTAGAATCAgggaatcagggaatggtttgggtgggaagggacctcaaagcccatccagttccaccccagccatggacagggacccctcccactggatcaggggctccaagccccatccaacctggcctggaacccctccagggatggggcagccaccactgctctgggcaacctgggccagggcctcgccaccagcacaggagaacatttctccttaagatctcatctcaatctcctccctctcagctgaaaaccctttcccctcatcctctccctgccctccctgacccagagcccctccccagctttcctggagcccctttcagcactggaagctgctcagaggtctccccgcagccttctcttctccaggctgaacaaccccaactctctcagcctgtcggTATCGCAGTATTCAATTACAATGAACCCTGGCAAACGCAATCCCACCAAATCCTGCAATATTCTATTGAAATAAAACCCAGGAGCTCTttggggagggtttttttgggggatGGGGCCT
This genomic stretch from Cuculus canorus isolate bCucCan1 chromosome 21, bCucCan1.pri, whole genome shotgun sequence harbors:
- the LOC104055104 gene encoding protein-arginine deiminase type-1; this encodes MAQQRRVQLSTQRPTSTVYVLGTELSLDIRGCAPKDAVAFHVQGTLGVKLYVVHETQSIKLPSSVSRWPLAAGTEVLLAMDALSKDVGDEKVRISYFAEAGGVPVGRAMLYLTCVEVSLDADTSRSGAVNRTLLDKTTWTWGPDGHGAILLVNCDRDEPQGKKPDNSDTAIRSYADLKDMSQLVLRTRGPRTIFTGHRLILHVDYSDADKVGVFYGGNSVALEEYKHVLGGSKLAYAVKPSRHQEESIFYVEGLVFPDVGFSGLVAFHVTLLESPEKGLLETPIFTDTVVFRVAPWIMTPNTAVPLEVYVCSVEDNEDFVAAVGAMAEKAKCPLTVCPLPENGQDRWIQDEVEFGYVQAPHKTFPVVFDSPRDRGLKDFPVKRILGPDFGYVAREAPEGASSLDAFGNLEVSPPVTVRGKEYPLGRILIGSSFPRFGGRRMAKTVKDFLFAQQVQAPVELFADWLQVGHVDEFLSFVPAPDRKGFRLLLASPSACYQLLKEKQEEGFGEAAMFQGLDGVPKPTINEILSNETLRKFNNYVQSCISWNRDILKRELGLAEQDILDIPQLFQGDVDTGAGAFFPDMVNMLVLGRHLGIPKPFGPRVGGQCCLEERVRELLEPLGLTCTFINDYFSYHILSGEVHCGTNVRRKPFAFKWWHMVP